caataaggccccatttttaaaaaaggtttgtggatcaatggaaaaaataacttcACACTTAAGAACTCATATGAAAATACTTCCCCAACTCACTCCATCCTAAAGAGCCCCATTGATGACATCTTCCTTTGTCCTCCCAGTAAGTTTTccttattaataataaaacaaaagagacaaTGACTAATGTTTCACAGATTGTGACATGTTTGCAGGTGCTAAGATAATGGTACAAGGCCAAAATCAATGTATGGACATTTGGAAGTGCCTACCTAACAAAATTAGATATCTAAAACTAGTGTGAaattcaattttcccagaagatATGATAATTATTACATATGACATCAGAGAATAAATACAACAGCCCTTGTTTGCTACACTCCCGTTTCTTTTACACCAAACCATATGCTTGGTGCTATCAAGCAACACTCTCTCCAGTTCTCAGAGGTGTTTTCAAAcatctttttactttttggtttccaaaaagaaaaatagagaattgcTTTCTCCAAGGAATAATATTCTTGGGAAGCATATTTATATTAAAGATGAATGCCTAAAGTTAGGCCATCcatgtttttatttctaaaaatatcatGCTGCATGAATTAAGGATGACATAAGATTCTGATGTATTGGTAGAACAACCATCTAAGAAATTCCATTAGGAGCTTCGCAATGAATGTGACCAAACCAAATtttaagcaaataataataatagcttgcaaATTTTTAGcactttataattacaaaaaaccTTTGCATACATCATTTGATTTGATATTCACAAGAGTCCTGGGAGTTGGGTAATAatgttatatctattttatatatgtagaaaCAGGTCCAGAGAACTTGTGACTTGGCCCATGGATCACAGAGCTAAGATTCAAACCTAGGTTTTTAACtttgaatttagttttttttcacTATCCTGTCAAGCTCACTGAGCCTGATATCACACATTAGTAAAGCATTCTATCACTCTAAGAACATGGAAAACTCTAAAATATGGGATATTTTCAGACAACAAAGAAATAttcctttttgaaatattttaacataaagtaATGGATTAAAAGGCAAATAGAGTTTTCTTTGTCTTCTAGGAAATAATAAAGTTGGGGCCCAGAATGTGGGGTCTGAAAGAAAAGAGGGGTTCTGATTGGTCTATTCAAAAGGTCTGTTATAATAGGAATAAAATGGTTGAAACAGATCATTCAACTCAAACTAGCTTCTGCTGGCTAACTCATGATATGTTACTAGCACATACATTGAGAGAAGTTTTATCAGACACGCGGAGAGCATACAGATAGAAAACCAAAATGAGAGGTTAAACATGAGATCACTCACAATTAAAATACCCCACTACTAACTTCCACCCCCAATGTCCCAAAATACACTGGTCTCTGAAATATGATTCATGTTTGAGTGATTGTTTGGGATTTGTAGTCATCATCAAATAAAGTTAATTAAGTTATCCTCTCCTCCCAGTTCTCtgctaaatataatattttcatggtTTCTATAAATAAAGGAGGCccagcaaaggaaaaaagaaagctcaGAAAGTCCTACTttttacaaaaaaaggcaaatccTTTATTTGAGATGGATGACTGTTGTATGTTACACCATTGTCATATCTAAATCAAGGGTCATAAGGTAAAGAAAACAAAGGGTGTcataaaaacatatttcaaatgGTACCCCTGGCCACCTCTTTAATTAAACACATAGTGAAATAGTCAAGGTTATTATATGGCACTTAAATTAATAAGAGCAGAGAGAAAGTAACATTTATTCACAGTCCCAAAGAAATGACTTTTGAGCCTTTGGTATATGTCTCAAATAAGCATCAGTAAATATATAAGTTAGCTGGATAGTATTTAGTTCCAGGTTAGTTAGGCCAGTACTAGGGTACATGCATATGttcatgcatgtgtgtgtgtgtgtgtgtgtttgtgtgagtgtgtgtgtgtatgtgtgtgtgtttaaagaaTTGACAAAAGTTAATGAATCCAGAATTCATATGGGATGATTAAGGTCTCTGGTGTGAGCACACAGGCAAATCCAAAACATGGCAAAAATCAAGCACTGTAGTGCTGTGCAAGAGAACTACATTAGAAAATAGCAAGTGAGATACACCAAGTTACAAACTCTGTGGCTCTGAAAGacttccaaaattaaaaaaaaaaaaaaaggacactcAAAAATTCATGAGCTAGGCAGCAGAAATGTCCTGGGGCTCATGATTCATTTCCAAACAGTGCAACAAtcctcctataaatatttttgtatttgcataTGACAATATACCCTTCCCACCCACCCCTTACCCCTAATAAACAGCACCAGTGCAGTTTGAGTTAGAAAATTGGAAATCTGAGACATTCTACAGGTTTTCATGATAAGGAGGGACCATTCAGTTGGGGTTCAAATGCAAACCTCTTCAATAGCCAGTCCCAACACTGCACCCCAAACAATTCCCTCTGTTTGACTGGTAAGAAAGCCATAGTAGGTATGCTGTAATGTCAGATATAGAAAAAGCTGGCAAGCTGTCCCAGGGTGTTGGGGAGGGGCTTGCTGGTGGAGAAGAAGAGGAGCACTTCAGAGATGCCTGTCCTGTTTTCCAGGAAGAGGGGATAAAATGAGGAGGTCGATCACAATTTTTTGTAACAAGGAAGTATTTGACTCCCACCATTCTCCAGTGTCCTGGATCCAACCAAAGCTCAATGTGGTCCTAACTAGTAAGCTTTGGTATCCATTACTAGTCAGATCATACCAACTTATGGGATAAAGAGGACCCATTTCAACAAGAAGCCTTTTCTTTACCCAGTTGACTCTGTAGGGTCAATGGTGTAATATTTGCCCATGTTTCTGCTGGATTgggcttcttttttcttttccccttcttgaaGTCATTGTCTAAAAGTTTCTTTAGAACCAACCATATTCCACCATTGGATGGAGAGAGTGAAGCTACTTGTTATCTCTCCAAGtcctctcctccctccattcTATCCTTTCACACATAGGCAGAGTCACTTGACTGAGTCCTGCCAAAATTGGGAACACTGACCCGAGGCAGGTCCTTGTTGCGGATCTCATAGACTGACTTCCTCTTGGCCTGTGCACCACGCACAGCCAGCTTAATTTTGCGCCAGCCCAGGTGATTGAGTTCAGCCAGATTGAGGACAACACAGATACCACTCACAGCAAACATGAAAACGAGGAAGACTGTCTTTTCTGTGGGGCGGGAAACATAGCACTCTACTTCCTTTATACAGGGATAGCGGTCACACTCATACAGTCCAGGGACACTGAAGCCATAAAGGAAGTATTGGCCTACGAGGAACCCAATTTCTAGGGCATTCCGGAAAACCACCTGAATAATGTAGAAACGGGAGATGCCCTCTTGCCGACGGAGCTTGGAACGGGCTGCTGTGCGCAGCCCTGATGGGTGTGGGGCCAACTCCTTAACCTCTAGACAGTCTGGCTCATTCTCCTTGCTAGTGTTTTCTGTATTCTGCAGTACTCCATTTACAATGGCATTTTGCAGCTTCTTATTGTCTTCCCGCTTGCCCCCACCActgcccccacccccagctcCTCCAGGACCCCCAATCGACTCAGGAGGATCCCTGTCCAAGGCAAGGAAGACAGTAGAGTAACGGCGTTCTCTCTGTTTGGCAGACTGGTGCACTGAATAGGTGATGAAGCAGAGGCTAGGGGTACACACCATGATGATCTGGAAGACCCAGTAGCGGATATGAGAGATGGGGAAAGCTCGGTCATAGCAGGCTTGGTTGCAGCCTGGCTGCAGGGTATTGCACACAAACATGGTCTGTTCATCATCGTACACTGTCTCACCCACTATGGCCACAATAAGGATCCGGAAGATCACCACCACTGTCAGCAGGATCCTAGGCAGGGAAGgcgggagggagaaagaaagaatgtcaTGGGCTGAGAGTCACTCAGTGGCCTGCTGCTGGCTTAGGGATCCCCTGCTCCTCCCATCCCATCCATGGTGTTTCCCTGTGCTTTGGCTGGGGAGCTGTCCAACATTCAGTGGTCCTGAACTAAGAATCTGAGAGCAATGATGCTTTCAGCTTTCTGATCATCTGGGATTTGGACACCTTCGTTTAAGAGGTCCCAGGTATGCTTCGCTATATGGATATATTGaagacctgtatatgcaagacaTATCTATACTTCTATACATAATGCATCTCTGCACAACATATATATCCATTATGTATACGGCATATACACACAACTACATAAAATGCAAACTAGGGATGTGCATAGTGTGTGAATGAattctataaatgtttattctcctCTATGTAAATATTGTCCCTAACGttatatttaaaatactatatttttatgtataaacacacaaaaataatcctggtatatatgtgtgtttctcACACCATAAGCTTTCTTGAATAAATCGAGGAAAGAAGCTTCAGCCTCAAAGGATGCCTCCATCTCCCTCTTTGCCCTTCTCTCTCCAAACACCATACTCCCTTCCAGCTTCTATTTAGGAAACAGAAGGGAGATCAGCTCTGACTCGGAGCACTAGGGGACCCAACAACCGTGCCCAGAGTTCCGGTTCCGATGGGGAAAGAGTACCCCACGGAAGGGGCCTCCCAGCAAGGGATCAACTTTCGGAAAGATcctgaggagagaaggaaatagctgAAAGAGAGGGGAGCAGCTCTGGGCTTGGGATGGTCCCACCATATCCAGAACCCAGGGGTCAGGCAGGGGGAGggaaagatgggggagggaaagggagcgTGAAAGAGGACTCAAGTCGGTGGGGAAAGGGGCCATGGGAAGGTATGGAAGCTGTCAGGCTCTGCTCCAGCGCGGCTTGGCGCCCTTACCTCCCAATCATAGTGGAATGTTGCTGTACGGCGGCTTCCAGCAGCCTCTCTAAGATGGTCCATTCCCCCATCGCTGTGCATTCGGAGGCAGCAGACAAAGACTGGGCAGCGCTGGGCACGTCCCTTCTCCTGGCCCCCTCCCCAGTCACCACCCGAAAACAGGGGgctaaagaccaaaaataaaagcaaaataaacctAATCCActactcttctccctccctccccccacttttttcttttttttttccacttaaagagaggggggaaatcCAAGCGAGTCCAGAGACGTGAGGTAGCAGCTGGTGCTGTCCAGGGACTAGGGCACCAACCGGTCAGTTGCTGTCCAGCCTAGGGAAGATTCCCTGTGTGGCTTCTGTCCAGGCAGGGGATGGGGACGGCTGGAAGAATGTACTGGTCACTAGGCTGCTGCTGGCTGGAAACAGATTTCTCGTTCCTGTTTCCAAGTCGGGTGGGTTGGGGGCGAGGGTGGGGGAAAGCCAAGATCCCTGCCTTGTCTCTGTCCCAGGGCAACCCGCCTCTTGTCTTTGCAGCCTCAAAGAGTGTTGGTTGCTGCCTTACTTCCCGCTTCCGAGGCCGGGCCGGGATCGCGACCCTGGGTGCACAGAGCGGGGCAGACTGGGAATCCGTGTCTTGCCGCCTCTAATCCTCCCTTAAGTAGTCTCTGCCTGCGTCACTCCAGGTTGGTGGAGGGGAGTGAGCGCCGGCGTGCTGTAGCTGCTAGTTCAAGCCGGAGGGGCAGGGGACTAGtcgtagaaagagagaaagagggagggaaagaggaggaatgaGTGTGAGTCCCGGGTCTCCCAATTGGAGGAGGGGCGGTAACGATCGCAGCTTCCCTAACAAGACAGCTCCAGTTTCCTACCTGCAAAGCGGTTCAAAGTATTCCCTCCCCGCCAGCCCAGAGCCCAGGTAGCAACGGGAGCTCACCAGCCCGCCAGACTCCGCCCGTAGCCTGGGAGAAGATGGGAATGGGAGGTGAGGAGCTTGGGACCACGACTGAAGGGATGAGGGCAATTGTGTCTTTTTCTTCTCAGGCATCCTAGTGTTCAGCCCCATTTTTCTCTCATCTATTGCATTCACGGTGGGCTCACAGATGGGATTTCCCTTCGAAAGACGTCTAGATGGGGCTGATTTAAAAGCTCTAGTGAAAATACAGGTAATCAGTGTCTGTAAGGACTGGAATTAAGGGACTCCGTGGGCCTGTGGAGATTGGAGATATTGGTGTGAATACGTTTTTGTAGACAGTGAACATAGTTGTGAACTGTGTATGTCTACGTCAAGAAGTATGTGTCCACTTAAGTATATGCATCTGTCTATCCGAATGGGTACTAATGCATAGGCCCTGAAGCGATTGTATGTGGATTCCCCCTTATTTATATTGGTAGTTAAAGTGAAGAGGAAAGCTAAGGAATAGGACCACTTCTGAAAGATTGTTCATAACCACACTCCTATTTTGGATAAGAAATAGTAACAAACATTGTCTAAATTGGAAATTTGGCATTACTCctaccttcttctttctctttttacacactcatccccttccccaaatGAGCCCAACTTTATTTCTGAGCCTCTATTTGCTTTGGATTGCCAGGTCTGCCTGAGCAAATTAGTGGCTAGAAATTCTTTCACACCAGGATGCTTATTAGCTTAAGGCTGGAAATTAGAAGACATTGGTAGTTTTCAAGTTTGGGAGTATTTTCCAATTGCATAAGATAAGAAAATGCTTAGTGTTCTTACTCCAAAGGAAGAAATGTAATGTGTCTATAATGATCTCAGAATTGTCTCCATCTATATGAGAGGTCACATATATGTACCGCTTAAACTACACAGAAGAAAGCATTCAGTGAGTCTTTTAGTTAAAACATACTCTTAGTATTGTTTTAGACTTTGATTTAGAACTTAGAGTCTTGATTTAGACAATCTCAGGCTTTTGAGATGACAATTCTGAACCATAGATTCAGTTTGGGAAATGATTTTATCTATACATGTCTCttcaaaggaaaaatcatttcagAACCTAGGGagtttcatttttctgttgtCCTCAGAGTTGGCTACTATTTCTGCTTAACATTTAATATCAAAAGAGTAGTTCCATGGCAGTTCacacaaggaaataaagaagtagAAATATAATAGGAAAGATGTAAATGAAATATCAAGTGATGAATATGAAGATAGAGTGAATATCCTTCAATGATATTCTTCTTTGCCTGACAAATTGGCACTGTCAAAGaatttgatttgttttgattCTCACTTTAGGGCAATAGTGATCACAAACAGCTAGGAGAGCTTCATCAAAAACAGATTATGCCAAactaaacttatttccattttGACAGGATTACTAAAATATTGACCCAGGAGAATGCTATAATTTCCATAgatttttacaaagtattttacaaaatatcccattctattgtgagaaaattgagatataTTGTCCCATAACTATTCAGTTAAATGGATCCCAAACTAATTAATTGGCTACATTAAAAAAGTAATTGCTAAAGTTGGATCAGCTTGGTAGAAGGTTTCCAATAAAGTGTTCCTGGaatctgtgttttgttttgtgctAGTTAATACTCTTTTTAAATCACTAATTAAAGGCATAGTTAGCATCATGTTGGTTGAATTTGCAACTAATACAAAGttggtaatataaaaaataatggagTTAACATTCAGAATGTCCTTGATAGGCTAGCAGAAAGGTTTAAATCTAATTAGATGAAATTcaacaaggaaaaatataaagattttacttgaattaaaaaaatcagaGGTTCAGAAATTCAGCATGGGGGAAGCATCCCAAATagcaatttatctttttaaaaaagacctgtggattttagtggactgcaagctcTTTATTGATGAGAAGTATAATATGGCAATCAAAAaagctacatttttaaaaaaaaggcataatTTCCAATAATGGAGAGATTGTGGCATAGTTGATTTAGAATTGGGAGATATTTTAGGGGTTATCAAGTCCAAcctcataatttctttttcccccattttttttgtGAAGCTGTTAGGACTATGTGACTTGCCtggggccacacagctagtgagtattcAAGTATCTTGAAAGTAGATTTAGAATTCAAgtgctcctgattccaggactgagCCATCTAACTGCTATCCAACTCTAAATCTTCAAGAATAAGAAAATCAAGTCCTAGAAAGTCAAAGTGActggtcacacagatagtggAACTAATATTCAAATTCGGGCtttttcttttcactgtaccCCAGTGTCTCTGAATAGTTCCTCTATAATCTGCCCTGGTCAAACTCAGATAAAGTATTGTGTTCAATTAGCTCTGAATGCCATAGTTTAGTAAAGTCatttataaacttaaaaattcTTACAGAAGGGCAACCAAGATATTGGAAGGTCTGGAGTGTGAGTTATGTAAGAGTCTATTGGAGAAATGCAATGAATTTACCTTGGATAAAGGAAGACTTGAAGGTAAGGGCCAGGAGTATAATAGCTGTCTTCATGCATTTGCAAGGTCATTACATGAAGAAGAATTATACTTATTCTTTCTGCTCCCTGAGAGCAGTGccaaaaaaacaataattagaaaTTTCATAGAAGCAAATTTAGGGttgatatcaggaaaaacttccccACAATTGGAGCTGTCCAAACATGGAATGGATTATCTCATTGGTTTCCCCCTCATTGAAAGTCTGCAAGTAAAGGTTCAGTAACGATTACTGGATATGTGGTAGTggaagttggactaaatggctgCTGGGGTTCCTTCCAACTTTATAAATTTTGTGATTCTTCTGCTCCTTCAACTAAGATTTCCAGAAGGATTTCCAAAAGATCCTCTTTTCCTACCATGTCTTTGTGTTCTGAATTCTCCTGGTTTGGAGTATGATTTTGATGAAAGTAATCTCAATTAATGGAcacaaatagattttttaaaagtgaataaaaataaatcaaatacaacCTGAAGGAAAAGAATTGGTAATATTTTTATCTGGATGCAACTGAGAGTGTCAAAATGTAAGGTATAATAcattgataattatataaatgtgtatagtTATCATATTTCATGTATTTAGATGTGGTCCTAAGAATTTTGTTATCTCAATCTACAATTTTATGAGGGAATTCTCAATGTAGAAACTCCATTAATATAAATGATATGCTCATGTGTCACTGATTGTCCCAGGGGCTGAGATATTGAGTAACTTCCCCATGGTAATAAAAAAGGTATATGTCAGAAATAGGACCTAAGTTCAGCTCATCCTGATTCCAAGATTGGTCTTCTATAGGTTACATCCCATTGCTTGCTTAAAAAAACACATATCTTGTCATATGTgcaatagattttgtttttgtagaCCCCCTTGTCTGATATGAAGTTTGCTGTGTTTAAATAAACCAACTATCTGTATCCTACCACATATttggaaaagatttaaaagttttgcaaagaataTTCATTTAAGTGTTCTATAGCCCATATATCATTCCTATCCCtcttagaatcataaatttagaatagaAAAGCATCTTAGCAGTAATCAAGTTCAAACTCtccatttaaagaaattaaataatttgctttaagTTACAGAGCTAATAAGAATCTACAGGAGGATCTGAACTAAGGCTTTAAATACAAAACTCTTTTTACAACAACACAAGCTTCATAGCTTGTTCATTAGGATACCTATTTTGGACAGAGACTAAATAGACAAATAGCCAAGTCCAGGATTGAACAAGAAGGGAGCAGGTCTTTGAAAAATTGTCATGTTCTGTTATTAGTGACTAACTTCTATCTGAAACCGAAACTATCATTTTAATTCCAACATTCTTCTGGTAATGTCATAAGGTTCTGAGTTATCAAACACTACAATCTCCAAAGAATTGAAGTTAATGTCACCCAAAGAGCAACAGAAAGGCAAATGCTAGTTGTGAGCTAGCTGCAACAtattatgcaaaataattttacagaagaaaagtatataatcaacaaaaagatatgatgaaaaaagataaGCTGATCACATTTTGATAGTGAGGATAACCACTGGGTAAGCCATAAGATCCATTGGAAGCCTTGGCATTACtgtcaaaagaaaaataggaaagattcCAGAGCTTTGAGTGGATCCCCCATGTATAGAGAATGTACAGATGGGCAGGAAAATATGGCTTGTAATCTGTGTAATTGTTGAGAATATTCACATTGATGGGATCAAAGAGCCATTGGAATATTGGAGTGAGTGCTGGAGAATGCTTAATCTAAAGCCGTGACTGTCCTGTGACTTCTGACCCAAGCAAGTAAATACAGTCATCACCATTCAAGCTTACTGTTCTTAAGACCTCAGGAGCTTGCAATACAAACCAACATACTACTTCTCCAGAATATATACAGTACAAGGGAAACACTGGAATAAAGTCATCCAAAGACACCAAATCCCTATAGTTTCATTTATCTATCAGTTTGAAagatttatttctctctctcttttcttatgTTTTGGAAAACCAGTTCTACACACAAAAAATGGAATAGACTAATCTAGAACACCAATTCAAGGGTTCttatttgccttatttttttttaaagctgttacATTTTTAACAGAATAGCTATTTCCAGGTAGAGCTCCCACCATCATCattaaactttcttttatttaaaaaaaaatagttaagtaaAGCCAATCAACATGGTAACCATCTCTAACATTGTATGCATTATTCATGACCTGTAACCCCACAAATCCCACTAGAAGAGCTGTTTTTTTGTGTGGCCTTCAGTAAGTCAGTCagacaaaaagcatttattaagcaccaattatgtACTAAGATATTGAGTTAagtattga
The DNA window shown above is from Sminthopsis crassicaudata isolate SCR6 chromosome 2, ASM4859323v1, whole genome shotgun sequence and carries:
- the GJD2 gene encoding gap junction delta-2 protein; amino-acid sequence: MGEWTILERLLEAAVQQHSTMIGRILLTVVVIFRILIVAIVGETVYDDEQTMFVCNTLQPGCNQACYDRAFPISHIRYWVFQIIMVCTPSLCFITYSVHQSAKQRERRYSTVFLALDRDPPESIGGPGGAGGGGSGGGKREDNKKLQNAIVNGVLQNTENTSKENEPDCLEVKELAPHPSGLRTAARSKLRRQEGISRFYIIQVVFRNALEIGFLVGQYFLYGFSVPGLYECDRYPCIKEVECYVSRPTEKTVFLVFMFAVSGICVVLNLAELNHLGWRKIKLAVRGAQAKRKSVYEIRNKDLPRVSVPNFGRTQSSDSAYV